The following proteins are encoded in a genomic region of Mahella australiensis 50-1 BON:
- the xylB gene encoding xylulokinase: protein MDTILSIDLGTSALKLILVDSYGKLMGSVTESYNIQIPQPEWAEQKPGDWIGALIKGVKRLKQESPDAMHDVAGIGITGQMHGLVSLDKNGVPVYNAIIWADKRCEEEVGELEANFSLDTWMNMTGNRPNVSFTLPKILWLRHHMSNIFNRVSHFLLPKDYVRFWLTGNYATDPTDASATLMFDIVNKCWADDVLTAFDIERAMLPDILGSSDIAGVLSHEAAGLLDIKPGIPIICGLGDAEAQAVGNCVVDDDSWLCIIGTGGQIFTPVDRVIVDKKARVHTLCHGVPDKWHIMGATLSAGASLQWLAEHIFQVCGYKAYDELVNTVDLTSCGSDGLIFLPYLFGERTPIMDPKAKGAFIGFDFHHTKSHMVSAVLEGVLFSLYESINILADLKGRYPEAITITGGAAQSMVWRQMAANIFGMPIIRHIDLAGSTYGAAILTAVALGMYPSIKACAEAWIKPGDVTHPNMVLHDNYLAYFDVYKGLYSSLKDSFDKLDTLCKDGAHKS from the coding sequence ATGGATACCATATTAAGTATAGATTTGGGTACTTCTGCGCTGAAACTGATATTGGTCGACAGCTACGGCAAATTGATGGGGAGCGTCACGGAAAGTTATAATATCCAGATACCGCAGCCGGAATGGGCGGAACAAAAACCGGGCGATTGGATAGGGGCCTTGATAAAGGGAGTTAAACGTCTGAAACAAGAATCGCCAGATGCCATGCATGATGTGGCAGGTATAGGCATAACAGGCCAAATGCATGGTTTGGTGTCATTGGATAAAAATGGCGTGCCAGTATATAATGCCATAATATGGGCTGATAAACGTTGTGAAGAAGAAGTCGGAGAGCTGGAAGCTAATTTCAGCTTGGACACCTGGATGAATATGACCGGTAACCGTCCTAATGTGAGTTTTACATTGCCTAAAATCTTGTGGTTGCGGCATCACATGTCGAATATTTTTAATCGAGTCAGTCACTTTTTGTTGCCCAAAGACTATGTTCGTTTTTGGCTCACGGGCAATTATGCGACTGATCCAACGGATGCATCGGCTACGTTAATGTTCGATATAGTTAATAAATGCTGGGCAGATGATGTACTGACGGCATTTGATATTGAGCGTGCGATGCTGCCGGATATACTCGGATCGTCTGATATCGCAGGTGTTTTGTCACATGAGGCAGCCGGACTTCTTGATATAAAGCCAGGAATACCTATTATATGCGGCTTGGGCGATGCCGAGGCACAAGCTGTGGGCAATTGTGTGGTTGATGACGATTCGTGGCTGTGTATTATCGGTACAGGAGGGCAGATTTTTACTCCTGTGGATCGCGTGATAGTGGATAAAAAAGCGCGTGTCCATACATTGTGCCATGGCGTACCAGATAAATGGCATATAATGGGGGCGACTTTGTCGGCGGGTGCGTCATTGCAGTGGTTAGCCGAACATATATTTCAGGTGTGCGGATATAAAGCTTATGATGAATTGGTAAATACGGTGGATTTGACTTCTTGCGGTTCTGATGGATTGATCTTCCTGCCTTATTTATTCGGAGAGCGTACCCCTATTATGGATCCCAAAGCCAAGGGGGCCTTTATAGGCTTTGATTTTCATCATACAAAAAGCCATATGGTAAGTGCAGTGCTGGAAGGCGTACTGTTTTCCTTGTACGAGTCCATAAATATACTTGCGGATCTTAAAGGTAGATATCCCGAGGCCATCACTATAACGGGCGGAGCCGCACAGAGTATGGTTTGGCGGCAAATGGCGGCTAATATATTCGGTATGCCGATAATTAGGCATATCGATCTCGCAGGTTCTACTTACGGAGCGGCTATACTGACGGCCGTCGCATTGGGCATGTATCCGTCGATAAAGGCTTGCGCGGAGGCATGGATTAAGCCCGGAGATGTAACTCATCCGAATATGGTGCTTCATGACAATTATTTGGCTTATTTTGATGTGTATAAAGGGCTCTATAGTAGCTTAAAGGACTCTTTCGATAAACTGGATACATTATGCAAGGATGGCGCTCATAAGTCTTAA
- a CDS encoding amidohydrolase family protein yields MEEIRDYIRNLSIIDGHEHLLYPTIRKRENTDFFGLLHYFESDMVSSGLNVLLSDNAMPKREKYDIFLRYFENTSNTTYAKLIPLFAKELYGIDKIDRNTLPELDRMVEERSQHDGWYKEVLVERANIEQAIVVDDGSFDSPDFLKPMVYLDFLMRADHIKLVNRKRVEQGKKEYAFSDYVEYVDDYCQKCIDHGIVAAKFGIPYWRDLNLHDYIFEEAKREFDICSDRMFNFENYIFNRIINIMERHDIPVQIHTGHVEPSACVGPYSVTNGRVSDLIPVLFAHKDAAFVLLHGGFPYQEEYLSMVKNIPNAIADFSWIYIISPYKAARMLSDAIEMIPRNKIIGFGGDFMHVENTFAHAIVARETVSRVLEEKIKDGYFDIGEAKRFADMIFRENPKRIYRI; encoded by the coding sequence ATGGAGGAAATTCGTGATTATATAAGAAACTTAAGTATAATAGACGGCCATGAACATCTATTGTATCCCACTATAAGAAAACGAGAAAATACAGACTTTTTTGGCCTATTGCATTATTTCGAGTCCGATATGGTGTCGTCCGGTTTGAATGTATTGCTTAGCGATAATGCGATGCCTAAGAGGGAAAAGTACGATATTTTTCTGCGATATTTTGAGAATACGTCGAACACAACTTATGCCAAATTAATACCATTATTTGCAAAAGAACTATACGGCATAGATAAAATAGATAGAAATACCCTCCCTGAATTGGATAGAATGGTTGAAGAACGTTCACAGCATGACGGCTGGTATAAAGAAGTGCTTGTGGAAAGAGCCAACATCGAACAGGCTATTGTTGTAGATGACGGAAGCTTTGATTCCCCCGATTTTCTTAAACCGATGGTGTATTTAGATTTTTTAATGAGGGCCGATCATATAAAACTGGTTAATCGGAAGCGTGTCGAGCAGGGCAAGAAAGAATACGCATTTTCCGATTATGTCGAGTATGTGGATGATTATTGTCAGAAATGCATAGATCATGGGATTGTGGCGGCGAAATTCGGTATACCATACTGGCGTGATCTAAACTTGCACGATTATATTTTTGAGGAAGCTAAAAGGGAGTTCGACATTTGCTCTGACCGCATGTTTAATTTTGAGAACTATATATTTAATCGGATAATAAATATAATGGAGCGGCATGATATCCCTGTACAGATTCATACTGGGCATGTGGAACCTTCTGCTTGCGTGGGGCCTTACAGCGTTACAAACGGCAGGGTTTCTGACCTTATTCCTGTGCTTTTTGCACATAAGGATGCTGCCTTTGTGCTTTTGCACGGTGGATTTCCTTATCAGGAAGAGTATTTATCCATGGTAAAGAATATACCGAATGCGATAGCGGATTTTTCCTGGATTTATATAATAAGCCCGTATAAAGCCGCGAGAATGCTATCAGATGCAATAGAGATGATACCTAGAAATAAGATAATAGGTTTCGGCGGTGATTTTATGCATGTGGAAAATACATTTGCTCATGCTATCGTGGCAAGAGAAACGGTATCGCGTGTACTGGAAGAAAAAATTAAAGACGGTTATTTCGATATAGGTGAAGCCAAGAGATTCGCAGATATGATATTCAGAGAAAATCCTAAACGAATATATCGTATATGA